One genomic window of Myxococcota bacterium includes the following:
- a CDS encoding lysoplasmalogenase family protein: protein MAPVTLCIVSVLGLLVAERKDHAWGRAVFKLSASSAFVWAGVSWGALDSGFGQWILAGLLLCWLGDAFLLASGQSLGFGLGIGAFLGGHLSYAVACTRLPLDAGALAVVGLALAVAATLTLRRMGPHLPREFRVPVVLYVVVISAMCALACAAAALGAPPLLGVGAIGFAVSDLSVARDRFIAESFWNGAWGLPAYFLSQLALASTVAAV from the coding sequence ATGGCGCCCGTCACACTCTGCATCGTGTCCGTACTCGGGCTGCTGGTCGCCGAGCGAAAGGATCATGCCTGGGGACGGGCCGTGTTCAAGCTCTCTGCGTCCTCGGCGTTCGTCTGGGCGGGGGTGTCGTGGGGAGCGCTCGATTCGGGCTTCGGGCAGTGGATCCTCGCCGGGCTCTTGCTGTGCTGGCTCGGGGATGCCTTCCTGTTGGCCTCGGGCCAGAGCCTCGGGTTCGGGCTCGGCATCGGCGCGTTCCTGGGCGGCCATCTGTCCTATGCGGTTGCGTGCACACGGCTCCCCCTCGACGCGGGCGCGCTGGCCGTCGTCGGACTGGCGCTGGCCGTAGCGGCGACGCTCACCTTGCGACGGATGGGCCCCCACCTTCCTCGCGAGTTCCGGGTTCCCGTCGTCCTCTACGTCGTGGTGATCTCTGCGATGTGCGCGCTCGCCTGCGCGGCCGCGGCGCTGGGCGCGCCGCCGCTGCTCGGCGTGGGAGCGATCGGGTTCGCGGTGTCGGATCTGTCCGTGGCGCGCGACCGGTTCATCGCCGAGAGCTTCTGGAACGGTGCGTGGGGACTGCCCGCCTACTTCTTGTCGCAGCTGGCGCTCGCGTCGACGGTCGCCGCCGTTTGA
- a CDS encoding rhodanese-like domain-containing protein has product MQRACLTLVALLVAGAVSAEDPEPGVAPSITPNELHAQSVSGSAPVIVDVRTPEEFASSHIAGAINIPFDEVAERIEEIDAPEGVALYCMVGPRARKGESVLLAAGYDKVFHIEGGLAAWQAAGLPVTNAP; this is encoded by the coding sequence ATGCAACGTGCTTGTCTCACACTCGTGGCGCTCCTCGTCGCGGGAGCCGTGTCCGCGGAGGATCCCGAACCGGGGGTCGCTCCCAGCATCACCCCGAACGAGCTACACGCCCAAAGCGTGAGTGGCAGCGCGCCCGTGATCGTGGACGTGCGGACGCCTGAGGAGTTCGCCTCGTCGCATATCGCCGGAGCGATCAACATCCCGTTCGACGAGGTCGCCGAGAGAATCGAGGAGATCGATGCTCCCGAGGGCGTCGCGCTCTATTGCATGGTGGGTCCGCGTGCGCGCAAAGGAGAGTCGGTGCTTCTCGCTGCGGGATACGACAAGGTGTTCCACATCGAGGGAGGTCTCGCCGCGTGGCAGGCGGCCGGACTTCCCGTCACGAACGCGCCCTAG
- a CDS encoding RDD family protein, protein MLATLPQRLWSAAFDGLFYVGWFAFVAFVQPWPDALHGALKALIWFTPPLLVEPLCVWLVGGTAGQRLVGLRVRSTDENALSLLRLVARHFSKAALLGVSVFYLPFSKGKQALHDAIFGTYVVAEPVAADFAFPPPEPIHWGPFFGALPAAWVASVLAAIPLLLLLGLVTAFTTSAMLEDVLDFATSVVMSLVFMVTMIRRGRKSLAETAASS, encoded by the coding sequence ATGCTCGCCACACTGCCCCAGCGCCTCTGGTCCGCCGCCTTCGACGGGCTCTTCTACGTCGGCTGGTTCGCCTTCGTGGCCTTCGTCCAGCCGTGGCCGGACGCGCTCCACGGCGCCCTCAAGGCCTTGATCTGGTTCACCCCTCCCCTCCTCGTCGAGCCCCTCTGCGTCTGGCTCGTGGGCGGAACTGCGGGCCAGCGGCTGGTGGGGCTGCGCGTCCGGAGCACCGACGAAAACGCACTCTCCTTGCTGCGGCTGGTGGCCCGCCACTTCTCCAAGGCCGCTCTGCTCGGGGTGTCCGTGTTCTACCTGCCCTTCTCGAAGGGAAAGCAGGCCCTCCACGACGCGATCTTTGGCACCTATGTCGTCGCCGAACCCGTGGCCGCGGACTTCGCGTTCCCGCCGCCAGAACCGATCCACTGGGGGCCCTTCTTCGGGGCGCTTCCGGCCGCGTGGGTCGCTTCCGTTCTCGCCGCGATCCCGCTCCTGCTCCTCCTCGGGCTCGTGACCGCGTTCACGACGAGTGCCATGCTCGAGGACGTCTTGGACTTCGCCACCTCCGTCGTCATGTCCCTCGTCTTCATGGTCACGATGATCCGGCGGGGGCGAAAGAGCCTTGCCGAGACGGCCGCCTCGTCGTGA
- a CDS encoding VOC family protein, whose translation MITDTMHVIAVPDLAASATFYRTVLGFEIEEAGDPGWRFFVKDRCRIMAGECPDALPPERTGDHSYFAYLTVEGVDRYHDQATQAGAEIVKDLRDEPWGMREFGLRTVDGHRIMIGSPMHAGA comes from the coding sequence GTGATCACGGACACGATGCACGTGATCGCGGTTCCCGATCTGGCCGCATCGGCGACCTTCTATCGTACCGTCCTCGGCTTCGAGATCGAAGAAGCGGGTGACCCGGGCTGGCGTTTCTTCGTCAAGGACCGCTGCCGCATCATGGCGGGCGAGTGCCCCGATGCGCTGCCGCCAGAGCGCACCGGCGACCATTCCTACTTCGCCTACCTCACGGTCGAGGGAGTCGATCGGTATCACGACCAAGCGACCCAGGCGGGTGCGGAGATCGTCAAGGATCTCCGGGACGAACCCTGGGGCATGCGCGAATTCGGTCTTCGTACGGTCGACGGGCACCGGATCATGATCGGGAGCCCGATGCACGCGGGAGCGTAA
- a CDS encoding VOC family protein — MPRITTAAPQFLVENLETAISFYEGRLGFATDFVYDDFYASVSRDGACIHLKCAPKLEAERHHRKAEEHLDAFIDVTEVQALEEELARRGAPIVKPLETRPWGVRDFYVEDPDSYILCFSERA; from the coding sequence TTGCCCCGGATCACCACAGCAGCCCCCCAGTTCCTCGTCGAGAACCTCGAAACGGCGATCTCGTTCTACGAGGGGCGTCTCGGCTTCGCCACGGACTTCGTCTACGACGACTTCTACGCGAGCGTCTCGCGAGACGGGGCCTGCATCCATCTGAAGTGCGCTCCGAAGCTGGAAGCCGAGCGTCACCACCGGAAGGCCGAAGAACACCTGGACGCCTTCATCGACGTCACGGAAGTACAGGCGCTCGAAGAAGAGCTCGCCCGCCGCGGCGCCCCGATCGTCAAGCCCCTCGAAACGCGCCCTTGGGGCGTGCGGGACTTCTACGTCGAGGATCCGGACAGCTACATCCTCTGCTTCTCGGAACGCGCCTAG
- a CDS encoding VOC family protein has translation MEDPDEFYLRPILCVRDVTASADYFCEKLGFERRWQSPEDQPVIAQVSRRGLDLILDSGSSIPRAGRPSVLSLSLHDEAGLGALYEECERRGARTNGPPFEVHWQPGVFQLEVTDLDGNMLVFWGDAPR, from the coding sequence ATGGAAGACCCGGACGAGTTCTACCTGCGGCCGATCCTGTGCGTCCGCGATGTCACGGCGAGTGCCGATTACTTCTGTGAAAAGCTCGGGTTCGAGCGCCGCTGGCAATCGCCCGAAGACCAGCCGGTGATCGCCCAGGTCAGTCGCCGCGGACTCGATCTCATTCTCGATTCCGGGAGTTCGATCCCGCGGGCCGGGCGTCCGTCGGTGCTCAGCTTGTCACTCCACGACGAGGCCGGCCTCGGCGCTCTCTACGAGGAATGTGAGCGCCGCGGCGCCCGTACGAACGGCCCGCCCTTCGAGGTGCACTGGCAGCCTGGCGTCTTCCAACTCGAGGTGACGGATCTCGATGGCAACATGCTCGTGTTCTGGGGCGACGCGCCGCGGTAG
- a CDS encoding zinc-ribbon domain containing protein: protein MSKKRETGRDPTEKALREADRIQRLPRESQRGHPSAVPADPAKLDHINTYGSLPEFYIDLPFTCRQCGKREIWKARDQKWYYEEAKGHIDATAVACHACRTEER, encoded by the coding sequence ATGTCGAAGAAGCGCGAAACGGGGCGAGACCCCACCGAGAAAGCCCTTCGCGAGGCAGACCGGATCCAACGGCTTCCCCGCGAGAGCCAACGGGGGCACCCCAGCGCAGTCCCCGCCGATCCAGCGAAGCTGGATCACATCAACACCTACGGGAGCCTGCCCGAGTTCTACATCGACCTTCCCTTCACGTGTCGGCAGTGCGGCAAACGTGAGATCTGGAAGGCGCGTGACCAGAAGTGGTACTACGAGGAGGCGAAAGGCCACATCGACGCCACCGCAGTCGCGTGTCACGCCTGCCGGACCGAGGAGCGCTAG
- a CDS encoding zf-TFIIB domain-containing protein produces the protein MNCPSCHSRMATVAWQSLELDQCEACGALWFDAKEFGTYLRSPPEYVSTPASAPEPANPTLRCPHCIHVPLEPREQRGATAHACGECKGVFLLPFDLNLILNGRRGHGADNGVLDVLDVGSDAIGLILEWLAALLLD, from the coding sequence ATGAACTGCCCTTCCTGTCACTCGAGAATGGCCACGGTCGCCTGGCAGTCGCTGGAACTCGACCAGTGCGAGGCCTGCGGGGCGCTCTGGTTCGACGCGAAGGAATTCGGGACGTACCTGCGCTCGCCCCCTGAGTACGTTTCGACGCCGGCCAGCGCGCCCGAGCCAGCAAATCCGACGCTTCGCTGTCCCCACTGCATCCATGTCCCGCTCGAGCCTCGGGAACAACGCGGAGCCACTGCCCACGCGTGCGGCGAGTGCAAGGGCGTGTTCCTCCTGCCGTTCGACCTCAACCTGATTCTCAACGGTCGGCGCGGCCATGGCGCTGACAACGGAGTCCTGGACGTACTGGACGTCGGCAGCGACGCCATCGGACTGATCCTGGAGTGGCTCGCCGCGCTGCTGCTGGACTAG
- a CDS encoding sterol desaturase family protein: MDDRAGGERVSRTEEVPLEVGEGKISGAIAIFLGASSLLGVLCFHFPEYLTTPELRAGYDIDLLRQVLGAAMVLSVVFGSVTFFLWRAKRLGAIGIGLTLAAQWLGGTGVEIDDFDQPMVSFGFDWLVLALVANTVVFVFIERLWPHRPEQLTLRKEWKLDLVYYVFNHLMVSVILLVTTFFSEGLFGWAVHDGLQNLVRSQPVWLQFIEVLFAADFAQYWGHRLMHEHPRLWNFHAVHHCPAEMDWLSGSRIHFAEVLFTRSTVILPLFLLGFSEAAINGYVVWVSIQGVLIHSNVGWNFGPLRYLFVTPHFHHWHHAADAEAIDRNYAANLPVLDMLFGTHVDNPGRWPERYGVVGKPLPKSFLAQHLYPFVAPPKGSAEG; encoded by the coding sequence ATGGATGACCGGGCAGGCGGCGAGCGCGTTTCTCGCACCGAAGAAGTCCCCCTCGAGGTGGGAGAAGGGAAGATCAGCGGTGCGATCGCGATCTTCCTCGGTGCGTCGAGTCTCTTGGGGGTGCTCTGCTTCCACTTCCCCGAGTACCTGACCACGCCCGAGCTGCGCGCGGGCTACGACATCGACCTGCTGCGCCAGGTGCTGGGCGCCGCGATGGTGCTCTCGGTGGTGTTCGGTTCGGTCACGTTCTTCCTGTGGCGGGCGAAGCGGCTGGGCGCGATCGGTATCGGTCTCACCCTCGCCGCCCAGTGGCTGGGTGGCACCGGCGTCGAGATCGACGACTTCGATCAGCCCATGGTGTCGTTCGGCTTCGACTGGCTGGTGCTCGCGCTGGTCGCCAACACCGTGGTGTTCGTCTTCATCGAGCGGCTCTGGCCACACCGCCCCGAGCAGCTGACGCTTCGCAAGGAGTGGAAGCTCGACCTCGTCTACTACGTCTTCAACCACCTGATGGTGAGCGTGATCCTGCTGGTGACCACGTTCTTCTCCGAAGGTCTCTTCGGCTGGGCCGTTCACGATGGGCTCCAGAATCTGGTGCGTTCCCAGCCGGTCTGGCTCCAGTTCATCGAGGTGCTCTTCGCGGCCGACTTCGCCCAGTACTGGGGTCATCGGCTGATGCACGAACACCCCCGGCTCTGGAACTTCCACGCCGTCCACCACTGCCCGGCCGAGATGGACTGGCTGTCGGGGTCGCGGATCCACTTCGCCGAGGTGCTCTTCACGCGGTCGACGGTGATCCTGCCGCTCTTCCTGCTGGGCTTCAGCGAGGCGGCCATCAACGGTTACGTCGTGTGGGTCAGCATCCAGGGGGTGCTGATCCACTCGAACGTCGGCTGGAACTTCGGGCCCCTGCGATACCTGTTCGTCACGCCCCACTTCCACCACTGGCACCATGCGGCGGACGCCGAGGCGATCGACCGCAACTACGCGGCGAACCTGCCCGTGCTCGACATGCTCTTCGGCACCCACGTCGACAACCCCGGGCGCTGGCCCGAGCGCTACGGCGTGGTGGGGAAGCCGCTCCCGAAGAGCTTCCTCGCCCAGCATCTCTACCCGTTCGTGGCGCCGCCGAAGGGATCGGCCGAGGGGTAG